A part of Deltaproteobacteria bacterium genomic DNA contains:
- a CDS encoding MarC family protein, translating into MQGYLSYSLVALSAIFVVVDPLSAVPLFIAMTTGDAAEKRNAMARRACIAGAALLSVFALFGALIFRFMGITLGAFKFAGGILLLLTALDMLKAQNSRTRTSAEEQREGAEKEDVAIVPLAVPLLAGPGSVATVMVLMSKGPGFWVGIPVLGAIAVTFIVSYFMLRAAGLVDKYLGKSGNAILQRVMGLMLAAIAIQFMVDGLGDLLPEITAHRA; encoded by the coding sequence GTGCAGGGTTACCTCAGCTACAGCCTGGTGGCGCTCTCGGCCATCTTCGTGGTGGTGGATCCGCTCTCGGCGGTGCCGCTCTTCATCGCCATGACCACCGGCGACGCCGCCGAGAAGCGCAACGCCATGGCCCGGCGCGCGTGCATCGCCGGCGCGGCGCTGCTCTCGGTGTTCGCGCTCTTCGGCGCGCTGATCTTCAGGTTCATGGGCATCACCCTGGGCGCGTTCAAGTTCGCGGGCGGCATCCTCCTGCTGCTGACGGCCCTGGACATGCTCAAGGCCCAGAACTCGCGCACCCGAACCAGCGCCGAGGAGCAACGCGAGGGCGCCGAGAAGGAGGACGTGGCCATCGTCCCCCTGGCGGTGCCGCTCCTGGCCGGCCCGGGCAGCGTGGCCACGGTGATGGTGTTGATGTCGAAGGGCCCGGGCTTCTGGGTGGGCATCCCGGTGCTCGGCGCCATCGCGGTGACGTTCATCGTGAGCTACTTCATGCTCCGCGCCGCCGGCCTGGTGGACAAGTACCTGGGCAAGAGCGGCAACGCGATCCTCCAGCGCGTGATGGGCCTGATGCTCGCGGCCATCGCCATCCAGTTCATGGTCGATGGGCTCGGGGATCTCTTGCCGGAGATCACGGCGCACCGCGCTTGA